The Treponema medium genome has a window encoding:
- a CDS encoding tetratricopeptide repeat protein, whose translation MKHLYRSISKKAVCICLVIGTLSCLSAQSAKPHTQSNRQVSKKPAAAGTTAKASEEIPPRVIFGQQLNTLLNEQKGDEAIALFETLPEEDRDSLSIRNLKVAVLVSTGRIKDAEETAKALEKQYPNDLNVLYTMTMVAQAKNDKKMRKTYLKKILKLDPDNVQALQEEGVDFYNQGSYKEAGETFSKILKKHPDNIQALIWCGKVYYLDNKMPEAEQCYRTALKYQPKNSLAIAELARIKSETNRMAEAIEDIQKAIELEPDAAPHWTDLGSYNLQIGRREEALAAFNRAIELVPDSYFIHIYLAGLNDDLGNKEDAIKHYKKVTELYPQYYFAYEGLGILLFEKKDWENSRRAFVNALRYAPTNIYYALSATVCSYKMKKKAEAKDFMSKYLKTIDRTKRETDYYLCRLFIDFAGDSDVNNRITKVKDETERLRKFFYLAEFYRLAGKGHLAEKFLLEIKTTPTPTFFEYRLAVSELAPDGDKTAQK comes from the coding sequence ATGAAACATTTGTATAGAAGTATTTCAAAAAAAGCCGTATGTATCTGTCTTGTAATCGGTACGCTTTCCTGCTTGAGCGCACAGAGCGCAAAGCCTCATACACAGTCTAACCGGCAAGTATCCAAAAAGCCCGCAGCCGCCGGCACTACGGCAAAAGCCTCTGAAGAAATTCCTCCGCGAGTTATATTCGGACAGCAGCTCAACACATTATTAAATGAACAAAAAGGGGATGAAGCTATTGCGCTCTTTGAAACACTGCCTGAAGAGGACAGAGATTCTCTTTCCATACGGAATTTAAAGGTAGCGGTATTGGTTTCAACCGGCCGGATAAAGGATGCGGAGGAGACAGCAAAAGCTCTGGAAAAACAATATCCCAACGACCTCAATGTACTGTATACGATGACCATGGTTGCGCAGGCAAAAAACGACAAAAAAATGCGGAAAACTTATTTAAAAAAGATATTAAAACTCGATCCCGATAACGTACAGGCATTACAGGAAGAAGGCGTCGATTTTTACAATCAAGGCAGCTACAAAGAAGCAGGAGAAACATTCAGCAAAATTTTAAAAAAGCATCCGGATAACATTCAAGCATTGATTTGGTGCGGTAAGGTATATTATTTGGATAATAAGATGCCGGAGGCAGAGCAATGCTACCGTACAGCCTTGAAATATCAACCGAAGAATAGCCTTGCAATTGCCGAATTAGCGCGGATAAAATCAGAAACAAACCGCATGGCGGAAGCAATTGAGGATATACAAAAAGCAATTGAGTTGGAGCCTGATGCTGCTCCCCACTGGACAGACCTCGGTTCTTATAATCTGCAAATAGGAAGGAGAGAAGAAGCGCTTGCCGCATTTAACCGCGCCATCGAGCTTGTTCCCGATTCATATTTTATCCATATTTATCTTGCAGGCTTAAACGATGACCTCGGCAATAAAGAGGATGCGATAAAACATTATAAAAAAGTAACTGAACTCTACCCGCAATATTATTTTGCGTATGAAGGTCTCGGTATTTTACTGTTTGAAAAAAAAGATTGGGAAAACTCCCGCAGAGCCTTTGTGAATGCACTGCGTTATGCTCCAACAAACATCTATTACGCATTATCCGCAACGGTATGCAGCTATAAGATGAAGAAAAAAGCTGAGGCAAAAGATTTTATGTCAAAATATCTTAAAACGATAGACCGCACAAAGCGCGAAACCGATTACTATCTTTGCCGTCTCTTTATCGACTTTGCCGGTGATAGCGATGTCAACAACCGAATCACAAAAGTAAAAGACGAAACGGAACGCTTGCGCAAGTTCTTTTATTTAGCCGAATTCTACCGGCTTGCCGGAAAAGGACATCTTGCCGAAAAATTTCTACTCGAAATTAAGACCACACCAACCCCGACTTTTTTTGAATACCGGCTTGCGGTAAGCGAGCTTGCCCCTGATGGGGATAAAACTGCTCAAAAATAG
- a CDS encoding TraB/GumN family protein, whose translation MNQTLKRITLNDKEIILLGTAHISKESIDDVEQCIHDEQPDCVCVELDEQRYKALTDEKQWQELDIVAVLKSGKGFLLLANLVLAAFQKRIGADVGVKPGDEMKAAITAAKELSIKTELVDRPIHITLKRAWAKNNLWGKSKLLATLLSSAFSTEKLSADEIEALKDKSEMDSMMAEMAEYLPQVKEALIDERDRYLATKIWNAAGKKTVAVLGAGHLEGTAAYIEKLQNGTAPNDVSDIADVPPKSGFAKISGWILPALIVLLIAAGFMKGGVAVSSALLVRWLLWNGSLAAFGTLLALGHPLSIITGFLGAPLATLNPFIGVGLFTGIVQAWVRKPQVADMENLTTDVTSIKGWYKNKIAHILLIFFLSSLGGAIGNFIAVPALVSGLL comes from the coding sequence ATGAATCAAACATTGAAACGTATTACCTTAAATGATAAAGAAATCATCTTGCTTGGAACGGCGCATATTTCAAAAGAAAGCATCGATGATGTTGAACAGTGCATTCACGACGAACAGCCTGACTGTGTGTGCGTTGAATTGGATGAACAGCGATACAAAGCGCTTACCGATGAAAAGCAATGGCAGGAACTTGATATTGTCGCAGTACTGAAAAGCGGAAAAGGCTTTTTACTGCTTGCTAATTTAGTGCTTGCTGCTTTTCAGAAACGGATCGGCGCCGATGTCGGGGTTAAGCCGGGGGATGAAATGAAGGCTGCCATTACCGCCGCGAAAGAACTTTCGATTAAAACCGAGCTTGTCGACCGGCCGATTCACATCACGCTCAAACGGGCATGGGCAAAGAACAATCTGTGGGGCAAATCGAAGCTTTTGGCAACGCTGCTCAGCAGCGCTTTTTCCACCGAAAAACTCAGCGCGGACGAGATTGAAGCGCTGAAAGACAAAAGCGAAATGGACAGCATGATGGCGGAAATGGCGGAATATTTGCCGCAGGTAAAAGAAGCCCTCATCGACGAGCGCGACCGATATTTAGCGACAAAAATATGGAATGCGGCAGGAAAGAAAACCGTTGCGGTTCTAGGGGCGGGACACCTTGAAGGTACCGCCGCCTACATTGAAAAACTGCAAAACGGAACAGCGCCGAACGATGTAAGCGATATTGCGGATGTACCGCCGAAAAGCGGTTTTGCAAAAATTTCCGGCTGGATACTCCCAGCGCTGATTGTACTGCTTATCGCAGCGGGATTTATGAAAGGCGGCGTCGCAGTATCGAGCGCTTTACTGGTGCGCTGGCTGCTCTGGAACGGAAGCCTTGCCGCATTCGGCACCTTGCTTGCACTTGGTCACCCGTTAAGCATCATCACCGGCTTTTTAGGCGCGCCCCTCGCAACGCTGAACCCGTTTATCGGCGTCGGCTTATTTACCGGTATTGTTCAAGCATGGGTGCGAAAACCGCAGGTCGCCGATATGGAAAACCTGACCACCGATGTAACGAGCATCAAAGGATGGTATAAAAATAAAATAGCGCACATTCTGTTGATCTTCTTTTTATCCAGCCTCGGCGGAGCAATCGGAAACTTTATCGCAGTGCCTGCACTGGTAAGCGGCTTATTATAA
- a CDS encoding DNA alkylation repair protein — protein MEEMMESIQSRLLSMQDTAYRDFNAKLIPTVDPKLMIGIRTPLLRKLAKDLFKTEPKQAAAFMQILPHRYFEENNLHAFLIENIKDFDTAITETERFLPFIDNWATCDTFAPPLFKKHPDEIYQKILIWIRSPRTYTVRYAINLLLANYLDELFKPEMLDLVASVKSDEYYINMMIAWYFSFALIKQYDAALPYIKKQTLAPFTHNKTIQKAIESRRISSEIKDYLRTLKV, from the coding sequence GTGGAGGAAATGATGGAATCAATTCAAAGCAGGCTTTTGTCGATGCAAGATACGGCATATCGGGATTTTAATGCGAAACTCATCCCCACCGTTGACCCAAAACTCATGATTGGAATACGGACGCCTCTTTTACGAAAATTGGCGAAAGACCTGTTTAAGACGGAACCGAAGCAGGCTGCCGCTTTTATGCAAATCCTTCCGCATCGGTATTTTGAAGAAAACAATCTCCACGCATTCCTCATCGAAAATATCAAAGATTTTGACACCGCTATAACCGAAACGGAACGGTTTTTGCCGTTTATCGACAACTGGGCGACGTGCGATACCTTTGCACCGCCGCTCTTTAAAAAACATCCAGATGAGATATATCAAAAAATTTTGATCTGGATTCGATCACCCCGCACTTATACCGTCCGGTACGCCATCAATCTCTTGTTGGCAAATTACCTTGATGAGCTGTTTAAGCCGGAAATGCTCGACCTTGTTGCCTCTGTAAAATCGGACGAGTATTACATCAATATGATGATTGCGTGGTATTTCAGTTTTGCACTGATTAAACAGTACGATGCCGCGCTCCCTTATATCAAAAAGCAAACGCTTGCTCCCTTTACCCACAACAAAACCATTCAAAAAGCGATAGAGAGCCGCCGGATTTCCTCGGAAATAAAAGACTACCTGCGGACGCTGAAAGTGTAA
- the cas6 gene encoding CRISPR system precrRNA processing endoribonuclease RAMP protein Cas6: MNNIGLTYIDAVFSLSFERPFSFLTAPSFVFRSILGSQLHSIACIARQNTCKTCQFNRSCIYAVIFETILDKNTAFLAGRDKGSHPFRIQTDTPFQIRTPMTELRLTIQLYGFAIQYLPYIFYAIQQAGKQGLFKDRTRYRVSSVKAAGQELLQADENLHTVYAPSSVSYDYKGKAEETAAVVPVHKTIHLCSPLRFKTGGKYTLSFSAQDFLLCIHRRLVTLCSLYGSYTPAAYTPSADVRITAKKLSWLDYQYHSHRQEKIISMGGATGSFTLTGNITAYEQFLLSFADIFGAGKNTNFGLGDVRSEKAGEDITLKR; encoded by the coding sequence ATGAATAACATTGGCTTAACCTATATTGATGCGGTTTTTTCACTTAGTTTTGAACGCCCATTCTCATTTTTGACAGCGCCCTCATTTGTATTTAGGAGTATTTTAGGAAGTCAGCTCCATTCTATTGCTTGTATTGCCCGCCAAAATACCTGTAAAACATGTCAATTTAATCGCTCATGTATCTATGCGGTTATTTTTGAAACAATCCTTGATAAAAACACTGCATTCCTAGCAGGAAGAGATAAAGGCTCTCATCCGTTCCGTATTCAAACTGATACGCCTTTTCAAATACGTACGCCGATGACGGAATTGAGACTGACAATACAGTTGTACGGATTTGCTATTCAGTATTTGCCGTATATTTTTTATGCAATCCAACAAGCAGGAAAGCAGGGGCTTTTTAAAGATAGAACGCGGTATAGGGTTTCAAGCGTAAAAGCTGCCGGGCAAGAGCTTTTGCAAGCTGATGAGAATTTACATACGGTATATGCCCCAAGCAGTGTAAGCTATGACTATAAGGGCAAAGCTGAAGAAACAGCTGCCGTTGTACCGGTTCATAAGACGATACACCTCTGTAGTCCGCTCCGGTTTAAGACCGGCGGAAAGTATACCCTGTCTTTTTCCGCTCAAGATTTTCTCTTGTGCATCCACCGCAGGCTTGTTACCTTGTGCAGTTTATATGGAAGTTATACACCTGCGGCATACACCCCTTCTGCTGATGTGCGTATCACCGCTAAAAAGCTTTCATGGCTCGACTATCAATATCACTCCCATCGGCAAGAAAAAATCATCAGTATGGGCGGCGCTACCGGTTCGTTTACACTAACCGGAAATATCACCGCATACGAGCAGTTTTTACTTAGCTTTGCAGACATTTTCGGTGCAGGAAAGAATACCAACTTTGGGTTGGGGGATGTACGGAGTGAAAAAGCCGGAGAAGATATTACGCTAAAAAGATAA